A stretch of Haemophilus influenzae DNA encodes these proteins:
- the ispF gene encoding 2-C-methyl-D-erythritol 2,4-cyclodiphosphate synthase: MIRIGHGFDVHAFGEDRPLIIGGVEVPYHTGFIAHSDGDVALHALTDAILGAAALGDIGKLFPDTDMQYKNADSRGLLREAFRQVQKKGYKIGNVDVTIIAQAPKMRPHIDAMRAKIAEDLQCDIEQVNVKATTTEKLGFTGRQEGIACEAVALLIRQ, encoded by the coding sequence ATGATCAGAATTGGACACGGCTTTGATGTTCACGCTTTTGGCGAAGATCGTCCATTAATTATTGGTGGTGTAGAAGTGCCTTATCACACTGGCTTTATTGCGCACTCAGATGGAGATGTGGCACTACACGCATTAACTGATGCAATCTTGGGGGCAGCGGCTTTAGGCGATATTGGAAAACTTTTCCCAGATACCGATATGCAATATAAAAATGCGGATAGTCGAGGCTTACTGCGTGAAGCGTTTCGTCAAGTGCAAAAAAAGGGATATAAAATTGGTAATGTCGATGTCACTATCATTGCACAAGCACCTAAAATGCGTCCACATATTGATGCAATGCGTGCTAAAATAGCTGAAGATCTCCAATGCGATATTGAGCAAGTTAATGTAAAAGCAACGACTACCGAAAAATTAGGCTTTACAGGAAGACAAGAGGGGATTGCTTGTGAAGCCGTTGCTCTTTTAATTCGACAATAA
- the dtd gene encoding D-aminoacyl-tRNA deacylase — MIALIQRVSQAKVNVKGETIGKIGKGLLVLLGVEKEDNREKADKLAEKVLNYRIFSDENDKMNLNVQQAQGELLIVSQFTLAADTQKGLRPSFSKGASPALANELYEYFIQKCAEKLPVSTGQFAADMQVSLTNDGPVTFWLNV; from the coding sequence ATGATCGCCCTAATTCAGCGTGTGTCTCAAGCAAAAGTGAATGTAAAGGGCGAAACAATAGGGAAAATTGGCAAAGGTTTGTTAGTTTTGCTTGGTGTAGAAAAAGAAGATAACCGAGAAAAAGCGGATAAACTCGCTGAAAAAGTGCTTAATTATCGAATTTTCAGTGATGAAAATGACAAGATGAATTTAAATGTTCAACAAGCGCAGGGGGAATTACTTATCGTTTCGCAATTTACATTAGCAGCGGATACGCAAAAAGGTTTACGCCCGAGTTTTTCAAAAGGTGCGTCCCCAGCATTGGCTAATGAATTATATGAATACTTTATCCAAAAGTGCGCAGAGAAATTACCTGTTTCAACAGGGCAATTTGCAGCGGATATGCAAGTGAGCTTAACAAATGATGGGCCTGTGACGTTTTGGTTAAATGTATAA